In the genome of Gemmatimonadota bacterium, one region contains:
- a CDS encoding DASS family sodium-coupled anion symporter has protein sequence MSDTEEVSLAFSLGEARFDRLRRRAGFVLAPTAALAVALAELPSLTPEAHRLASVMIAVVIFWVCESLPMPVTALLGASLCVVLNVAPAKAVFAPFADPLMFLFIGSFILAQAIFHHGLDRRMAFAVLSRRWIGASPARILLGFGAVTAAISGWISNTATTAMMFGIGLSILRVLYQKKDGEPSVLNPMWACGLMLMTSFAASIGGLATPVGTPPNVIGLGFIRGQLGVEIPFFSWMLVGIPTVLILFAVLFVLINFLSPAGVRVLPGGREVVEAGRAALGPWTRGQRSTRLAFGVTVALWVLPGVLAVVLGDRHPTTLAVAARLPEGVVAILGAILLFLLPGEAGGRAITWREATKIDWGVVLLYGGGFALGTLAFQTGLAEVIGRSATSLLPSGPFGLLCAATIVAVLLSETTSNTASANMVVPVVIAIARAAHVDPLLPALGATMGASLGFMLPVSTPCNAIVYGSGVVPLSMMMRAGLILDVIGTAVIIGAVSLLGPLLR, from the coding sequence TTGAGCGATACCGAGGAGGTCTCGCTCGCATTCAGCCTCGGCGAGGCACGGTTCGACCGGCTGCGCCGTCGCGCCGGTTTCGTGCTCGCACCGACTGCCGCCCTCGCGGTGGCCCTCGCCGAACTTCCGTCGCTGACTCCCGAGGCACATCGACTCGCGTCGGTGATGATCGCGGTGGTGATCTTCTGGGTCTGCGAATCCCTCCCGATGCCGGTCACCGCGCTCCTCGGCGCCTCGCTCTGCGTCGTGCTGAATGTGGCACCCGCGAAGGCGGTCTTCGCGCCGTTCGCCGATCCGTTGATGTTTCTCTTCATCGGGTCGTTCATCCTGGCGCAGGCAATCTTTCATCACGGTCTCGACCGACGGATGGCGTTTGCCGTGCTCTCGCGGCGATGGATCGGCGCGTCACCCGCCCGGATCCTGCTGGGTTTTGGCGCCGTGACCGCCGCGATCAGCGGCTGGATTTCCAACACCGCCACGACCGCGATGATGTTCGGCATCGGCCTCTCGATTCTCCGGGTGCTCTACCAGAAGAAGGACGGCGAGCCGAGCGTCCTCAACCCGATGTGGGCGTGTGGCCTGATGCTGATGACCTCATTTGCGGCGTCGATCGGCGGGCTCGCAACACCCGTCGGAACGCCGCCCAACGTCATCGGACTCGGCTTCATCCGCGGACAGCTCGGGGTCGAGATTCCCTTCTTCTCGTGGATGCTCGTCGGCATCCCGACCGTGCTGATTCTCTTCGCCGTGCTGTTCGTGTTGATCAACTTCCTTTCGCCAGCCGGGGTGCGTGTCCTTCCGGGGGGTCGGGAGGTCGTTGAGGCGGGCCGCGCGGCGCTCGGTCCGTGGACCCGCGGACAGCGCTCGACTCGTCTGGCCTTCGGGGTAACAGTGGCGCTCTGGGTCCTGCCAGGCGTCCTTGCTGTCGTGCTGGGCGACCGGCACCCCACAACACTCGCGGTCGCTGCGCGTCTTCCAGAGGGTGTCGTCGCGATCCTTGGTGCCATCCTGCTCTTCCTCCTCCCGGGTGAGGCGGGGGGGCGGGCGATCACCTGGCGTGAGGCCACGAAGATCGACTGGGGCGTGGTGCTCCTCTATGGCGGCGGCTTTGCACTCGGGACGCTGGCGTTCCAGACTGGTCTCGCGGAGGTGATCGGGCGCAGTGCGACCTCGCTGCTCCCGAGCGGGCCGTTCGGTCTGCTCTGTGCCGCGACGATAGTGGCGGTGTTGTTGTCCGAGACTACATCCAACACCGCCTCGGCCAACATGGTGGTCCCGGTCGTCATTGCGATTGCGCGGGCCGCCCATGTCGACCCGCTGCTCCCGGCCCTGGGGGCCACGATGGGGGCGTCGCTCGGATTCATGCTCCCGGTCTCGACTCCGTGCAACGCGATCGTGTACGGTTCGGGGGTCGTTCCGCTGTCGATGATGATGCGCGCCGGACTGATTCTCGACGTGATCGGGACGGCGGTGATCATCGGAGCGGTTTCGCTGCTCGGCCCGTTGCTCCGCTGA
- a CDS encoding phosphodiester glycosidase family protein → MLASGWTLALALASVIPWREVQPGLERAEFLAARSGPLSRVRIVALRLDPCRVRLELVERSRDEGTLGAWAVDSLPDQAMLAFNAGQFRGGAPWGWHVRDGVEVQPPGSGTLAMAITLGASGRVSLVTPAEIPALRTNVRAAFQSYPTLLVDSVPPRELRAPGRGVDLMHRDSRLALGTTSSGQVLLLLTRFEAVAGIGSTLPYGPTIPELATLMRRLGATRAVGLDGGLSSQLAMRERSGALVKWTNWRLVPMGVVGRAVTKCYG, encoded by the coding sequence ATGCTGGCGTCGGGGTGGACGCTCGCCCTCGCGCTTGCGTCGGTGATTCCGTGGCGTGAAGTCCAGCCCGGCCTCGAGCGCGCCGAATTTCTTGCTGCGCGCTCGGGGCCGTTGTCCCGAGTGCGCATCGTGGCGCTGCGCCTCGACCCGTGCCGGGTTCGTCTCGAGCTGGTGGAGCGGAGCCGCGATGAAGGAACGCTGGGCGCGTGGGCAGTCGATTCCCTGCCGGATCAGGCGATGCTGGCCTTCAACGCCGGTCAGTTCCGAGGCGGGGCACCCTGGGGCTGGCACGTCCGCGACGGCGTCGAGGTGCAACCTCCCGGAAGCGGAACACTGGCAATGGCGATCACCCTCGGCGCATCTGGCCGGGTGTCACTTGTCACGCCGGCAGAAATCCCGGCGCTGCGAACCAACGTGCGAGCGGCGTTCCAGTCGTATCCCACACTGCTTGTCGACAGCGTGCCGCCGCGCGAACTGCGCGCTCCGGGCCGCGGTGTCGACCTCATGCACCGCGACTCGCGACTCGCCCTCGGCACCACCAGTTCGGGACAGGTTCTCCTGCTGCTGACGCGCTTCGAGGCAGTGGCCGGCATCGGATCCACACTCCCCTATGGCCCGACCATTCCCGAACTCGCGACGCTGATGCGCCGCCTCGGTGCGACGCGCGCGGTCGGCCTCGATGGTGGACTCTCGAGTCAGCTCGCGATGCGAGAGCGTTCGGGTGCGCTGGTGAAGTGGACGAACTGGAGACTGGTGCCGATGGGGGTGGTGGGGCGTGCCGTGACGAAGTGCTATGGATGA
- a CDS encoding neutral zinc metallopeptidase yields MRWNPMGRSSNLEDQRGGGGLRGPGLGGLGIGGVVLVVIVALVTKQNPLTLLSELQGSGAVTTSAGVALNDSSEEKTVQFVSFVLDDAQKYWAAEVPNQGGSWQDAKLVLFRDQVESACGLAQSASGPFYCPGDQKVYIDLGFYRELEEKFGAPGDFAEAYVLAHEIGHHVQAMMGTEAKVREVQSQQPGQANALSVRLELQADCYAGIWGHTAAKEGHLDAGDIEEGLAAAAAVGDDRLQRMSEGAVHPESWTHGSSADRARWFRRGFDSGDMGNCDTFADR; encoded by the coding sequence ATGCGCTGGAACCCGATGGGCCGTTCCTCCAATCTCGAAGATCAACGTGGTGGCGGAGGCCTTCGTGGCCCCGGCCTCGGCGGTCTCGGCATTGGTGGAGTGGTCCTGGTCGTCATTGTTGCCCTGGTCACCAAGCAGAATCCGCTCACCCTGCTCAGCGAGCTGCAGGGGTCGGGAGCGGTCACCACCTCGGCCGGTGTGGCCCTGAACGATTCGAGCGAGGAGAAGACGGTCCAGTTCGTCTCCTTCGTCCTCGATGATGCCCAGAAATACTGGGCCGCGGAGGTCCCGAATCAGGGCGGCAGCTGGCAGGACGCCAAACTGGTGCTCTTTCGCGATCAGGTCGAGTCGGCGTGCGGTCTCGCCCAGTCGGCCTCGGGACCGTTTTACTGCCCCGGCGATCAGAAGGTGTATATCGATCTCGGATTTTATCGGGAGCTCGAGGAGAAGTTCGGCGCGCCAGGCGACTTCGCCGAGGCCTACGTGCTCGCGCACGAGATCGGCCACCACGTGCAGGCGATGATGGGAACCGAAGCAAAGGTGCGCGAGGTGCAGTCGCAGCAGCCCGGTCAGGCCAACGCGCTCTCGGTCAGGCTCGAACTGCAGGCCGACTGTTACGCCGGCATCTGGGGGCACACCGCCGCGAAGGAAGGCCATCTCGATGCTGGCGACATTGAAGAGGGGCTCGCCGCTGCGGCCGCGGTGGGTGACGACCGCCTGCAACGGATGTCGGAAGGGGCCGTGCATCCGGAATCGTGGACCCATGGTTCGTCGGCAGATCGAGCGCGCTGGTTCCGGCGCGGCTTCGACAGCGGCGACATGGGTAACTGCGACACCTTCGCCGACCGTTGA